A part of Zonotrichia leucophrys gambelii isolate GWCS_2022_RI chromosome 7, RI_Zleu_2.0, whole genome shotgun sequence genomic DNA contains:
- the COPS8 gene encoding COP9 signalosome complex subunit 8 produces MPVAVMAESSGSFRRLLEQCETQELEAPGGIATPLVYGQLLALYLLHNDMNNARYLWKRIPPAIKSANAELGAVWSVGQRIWQRDFPGIYTAISAHQWSETIQPIMEALRDATRRRAFGLVSQAYTSIVADDFAAFVGLPVEEAVKGVLDQGWQADFATRMVMPKKPGVLEASFNRFIPSSEPAPVPPIPNEQQLARLTDYVAFLEN; encoded by the exons ATGCCGGTGGCGGTGATGGCCGAGAGCTCCGGGAGCTTCAGGCGGCTCCTGGAGCAGTGCGAGAcgcaggagctggag GCCCCTGGAGGGATTGCCACGCCCCTGGTGTatgggcagctgctggctctgtacCTGCTGCACAACGACAT GAATAATGCGCGTTATCTCTGGAAAAGGATCCCTCCTGCTATCAAATCT GCAAATGCTGAGCTGGGTGCAGTTTGGTCAGTGGGACAAAGAATCTGGCAGAGGGACTTCCCAGGGATCTACACAGCAATCAGTGCACATCAGTGGTCCGAGACCATCCAGCCCATCATGGAAGCACTCAGAG ATGCAACCAGGAGAAGAGCCTTTGGACTGGTTTCCCAGGCTTACACATCCATAGTTGCAGATGATTTTGCAGCATTTGTTGGTCTTCCTGTGGAAGAAGCTGTGAAAG GTGTGCTAGATCAGGGCTGGCAAGCAGACTTTGCAACTCGCATGGTGATGCCTAAAAAGCCAG GTGTGCTGGAAGCTTCCTTTAACCGATTTATTCCTTCATCAG aaccTGCTCCAGTCCCACCAATTCCCAATGAGCAGCAGTTGGCCAGATTGACTGACTATGTGgctttcctggaaaactga